Proteins encoded within one genomic window of Esox lucius isolate fEsoLuc1 chromosome 12, fEsoLuc1.pri, whole genome shotgun sequence:
- the si:rp71-17i16.6 gene encoding uncharacterized protein si:rp71-17i16.6 — MLGTSHDPSESNTGAGPEQDHCLYLRRLLGKETADYFLNPSPTHTASPNWYTVLMEHMGGEVSAEALWEALTEHSTKQLKNQEDILSLKRDRGYLRHLTGVRLMFYLAQLKQAYSAQLLSFNHPALLQDELEQGP; from the exons ATGTTGGGAACCAGTCATGACCCATCTGAATCAAACACTGGGGCTGGCCCAGAACAGGACCACTGCCTCTATCTGCGCAG ACTGTTGGGGAAGGAGACTGCTGATTACTTCCTCAACCCATCTCCCACCCACACAGCTTCGCCCAACTGGTACACAGTACTAATGGAGCACATGGGAG GTGAGGTGAGTGCTGAGGCTCTTTGGGAGGCCCTAACAGAACATTCCACCAAACAACTCAAAAACCAAGaggatattttgtctctcaAG AGAGACCGGGGTTACCTACGACACCTGACTGGGGTCAGGTTGATGTTCTACCTGGCCCAGCTTAAGCAGGCTTATTCTGCCCAGCTTCTCTCCTTCAACCACCCAGCTTTGCTCCAAGATGAGCTGGAACAGGGACCATAA